A single window of Nocardioides kongjuensis DNA harbors:
- a CDS encoding DUF4190 domain-containing protein — translation MTTPPSGNDPYQPYGPPSGEPGQPGQPGQYGQPYGQPGQYGQYGQYGQPVQPYGYQAPPATNGMAIASMVVSIVSLVSICLCGFTGLAGIVGAILGHVSRRQIRERRENGAGLALAGVIVGWISFAITLAGIALIIVLIASGEDFDSPAYY, via the coding sequence ATGACGACGCCGCCTTCCGGGAACGACCCGTACCAGCCATACGGCCCGCCCTCGGGGGAACCCGGCCAGCCCGGCCAGCCCGGCCAGTACGGCCAGCCCTACGGGCAGCCGGGGCAGTACGGCCAATACGGGCAGTACGGCCAGCCGGTGCAGCCCTACGGCTACCAGGCGCCGCCGGCCACCAACGGCATGGCCATCGCGTCGATGGTCGTCAGCATCGTCAGCCTCGTCAGCATCTGCCTGTGCGGGTTCACCGGCCTGGCCGGCATCGTCGGCGCGATCCTCGGCCACGTCTCGCGCAGGCAGATCCGCGAGCGCCGCGAGAACGGCGCGGGCCTGGCGCTCGCGGGCGTGATCGTCGGCTGGATCTCGTTCGCGATCACGCTCGCCGGGATCGCGCTGATCATCGTGCTGATCGCGAGCGGCGAGGACTTCGACTCGCCCGCCTACTACTGA
- the cobA gene encoding uroporphyrinogen-III C-methyltransferase, giving the protein MSDFPPYPSGLRLAGRRVLVVGGGHVAQRRVPQLIAVGADVHVVSPHVTPAIEGLVGSGEITWHERAFVDSDVDGAWYVIAVTDDRAVNDHVSALCEAQRVFCVRSDDATLGTAWTPAVGREAGITVAVVGNRDPRRSASVRDEIVAGLRDGTIAAPHHRDGTPERTPGVTLVGGGPGDPELISIAGRKALMAADVVVADRLAPRELLGDLPSDVELVDVAKLPRGRSAQQEEINRIIVERALDGKRVVRFKGGDNFVFGRGFEEIIACRAAGVPVTVIPGLTSPVSVPGIAGIPVTHRGVTHEFTVVSGHLPPGHPESLVNYDALAQMQGTVVVMMGVENAPHIAKALVAGGRPDGTPVAVICDGTMPTQRTVLATLGTLAERLAEEDVKPPAIIVIGDVVAVAHPDAF; this is encoded by the coding sequence GTGAGCGACTTCCCGCCGTACCCCTCCGGTCTGCGCCTCGCCGGGCGCCGTGTGCTCGTCGTCGGTGGCGGGCACGTGGCCCAGCGCCGGGTGCCGCAGCTGATCGCCGTCGGCGCCGACGTCCACGTCGTGTCGCCGCACGTCACCCCGGCGATCGAGGGCCTGGTCGGCTCCGGCGAGATCACCTGGCACGAGCGCGCGTTCGTGGACTCCGACGTGGACGGCGCCTGGTACGTCATCGCCGTCACCGACGACCGGGCCGTCAACGACCACGTCTCGGCGCTGTGCGAGGCCCAGCGGGTGTTCTGCGTCCGCTCCGACGACGCGACCCTCGGTACGGCGTGGACGCCGGCCGTGGGTCGCGAGGCCGGCATCACCGTGGCGGTCGTCGGCAACCGCGACCCGCGCCGCTCGGCGTCGGTGCGCGACGAGATCGTCGCCGGCCTGCGTGACGGCACCATCGCTGCGCCGCACCACCGCGACGGCACGCCCGAGCGCACCCCCGGCGTCACCCTGGTCGGCGGCGGCCCCGGCGACCCCGAGCTGATCTCGATCGCCGGGCGCAAGGCGCTGATGGCGGCCGACGTCGTCGTCGCCGACCGCCTGGCCCCGCGCGAGCTGCTCGGCGACCTGCCCAGCGACGTCGAGCTCGTCGACGTGGCCAAGCTGCCCCGCGGCCGCTCGGCGCAGCAGGAGGAGATCAACCGGATCATCGTCGAGCGGGCACTCGACGGGAAGCGGGTCGTCCGCTTCAAGGGTGGCGACAACTTCGTCTTCGGGCGCGGGTTCGAGGAGATCATCGCGTGCCGTGCGGCAGGCGTACCGGTCACCGTGATCCCGGGCCTGACCTCGCCGGTCTCGGTCCCGGGCATCGCCGGCATCCCGGTCACCCACCGCGGCGTCACCCACGAGTTCACCGTCGTCTCCGGGCACCTGCCGCCCGGTCATCCCGAGTCGCTGGTCAACTACGACGCGCTCGCGCAGATGCAGGGGACCGTGGTCGTGATGATGGGCGTCGAGAACGCCCCGCACATCGCGAAGGCGCTCGTCGCGGGCGGGCGTCCCGACGGCACGCCGGTGGCGGTGATCTGCGACGGCACCATGCCGACCCAGCGCACCGTCCTGGCCACGCTCGGCACCCTGGCCGAGCGGCTCGCCGAGGAGGACGTCAAGCCGCCGGCGATCATCGTGATCGGCGACGTCGTCGCGGTGGCCCACCCCGACGCCTTCTGA
- a CDS encoding YbhB/YbcL family Raf kinase inhibitor-like protein gives MSLDRPVTPDPYPLLPAAPSFAVTSEDVTDGQPLKADQVYDGGNTSPQLSWEPGPEGTQSYVVTCFDPDAPIPSGFWHWVVVDIPADVTSLDTGAGASDATLPEGAFHVRNDFGTLDFAGAAPPQGDQVHRYFFVVHAVSQAQLGVDGSATPAVVGFNLAFKTLGRAIITGTYQH, from the coding sequence ATGAGTCTCGATCGCCCGGTCACGCCGGACCCGTACCCCCTGCTCCCCGCCGCCCCGTCCTTCGCCGTGACCAGCGAGGACGTCACCGACGGCCAGCCGCTCAAGGCCGACCAGGTCTACGACGGCGGCAACACCTCGCCGCAGCTCAGCTGGGAGCCGGGCCCCGAGGGCACCCAGAGCTACGTCGTGACCTGCTTCGACCCGGACGCCCCCATCCCGAGCGGGTTCTGGCACTGGGTCGTCGTCGACATCCCGGCCGACGTCACCAGCCTCGACACCGGCGCGGGCGCGTCCGACGCAACCCTGCCCGAGGGCGCCTTCCACGTCCGCAACGACTTCGGCACGCTCGACTTCGCCGGCGCCGCGCCCCCGCAGGGCGACCAGGTCCACCGGTACTTCTTCGTCGTCCACGCCGTCTCCCAGGCGCAGCTCGGCGTCGACGGCTCCGCCACGCCCGCGGTCGTCGGGTTCAACCTGGCGTTCAAGACGCTCGGCCGGGCGATCATCACCGGGACCTACCAGCACTGA
- a CDS encoding carboxymuconolactone decarboxylase family protein — translation MFLEIPDGKDPITYVWGELVPGIGPAASTLAMSVYEHSTLGLREFEAARLRIAQVNGCLFCQDWRTERDGQKVEDTFDQAVQDWRTTRDLDDRARLAAEYAERYALDHHGIDDGFWQRMRTHYTDREIVELSMCLGSWLAFGRLNRVLGLDAACVLPSHAAQA, via the coding sequence ATGTTCCTCGAGATCCCCGACGGCAAGGACCCGATCACCTACGTGTGGGGCGAGCTGGTGCCCGGCATCGGCCCCGCCGCCTCGACGCTCGCGATGAGCGTCTACGAGCACAGCACGCTCGGGCTGCGCGAGTTCGAGGCCGCCCGGCTGCGGATCGCCCAGGTCAACGGCTGCCTGTTCTGCCAGGACTGGCGCACCGAGCGCGACGGGCAGAAGGTCGAGGACACCTTCGACCAGGCGGTCCAGGACTGGCGCACCACGCGCGACCTGGACGATCGGGCCCGGCTCGCCGCGGAGTACGCGGAGCGCTACGCCCTCGACCACCACGGGATCGACGACGGGTTCTGGCAGCGGATGCGCACCCACTACACCGACCGCGAGATCGTGGAGCTGTCGATGTGCCTGGGCTCGTGGCTCGCGTTCGGTCGCCTCAACCGGGTGCTCGGCCTCGACGCAGCCTGCGTCCTGCCGAGCCACGCGGCCCAGGCCTGA
- a CDS encoding acyl-CoA dehydrogenase family protein, which produces MRRTVFNEDHEDYRRTIRAFLETEVVPHYQEWYDAGQVSRELYTKLGELGVYGIEVPEEYGGAGIHSFRFSALLTEECARAGVNLGGSGVHVELCLPYLLKLGTPEQLKRWMPGFVAGTEMWAIAMTEPGTGSDLAGMQTTAKRDGDHYVLNGAKTFITGGVLADRVIVCARTSPPLESNRRFGISLFCVDTKSQGWAVGRKLDKLGLRTSDTAELSFTDVMVPAADLLGEENEGFSYLGQNLPQERLGIAYGAYAQAAAAIRFTQAYVEERKVFGASVASFQNTKFELAACQSEVDAAQAVCDRALEAHDAGELTAVDAASAKLFCTEVAGRVIDRCLQLHGGYGYMNEYPIARLYADTRVTRIYGGTSEVMKLIIAKSMGL; this is translated from the coding sequence ATGCGCCGCACAGTGTTCAACGAGGACCACGAGGACTACCGCCGGACGATCCGCGCCTTCTTGGAGACGGAGGTCGTCCCGCACTACCAGGAGTGGTACGACGCGGGCCAGGTCTCGCGCGAGCTCTACACCAAGCTCGGCGAGCTGGGTGTGTACGGGATCGAGGTCCCCGAGGAGTACGGCGGCGCGGGGATCCACTCGTTCAGGTTCTCCGCGCTCCTCACCGAGGAGTGCGCCCGCGCAGGCGTGAACCTCGGCGGGTCCGGGGTCCACGTGGAGCTGTGCCTGCCGTACCTCCTCAAGCTCGGCACCCCCGAGCAGCTCAAGCGCTGGATGCCCGGCTTCGTCGCCGGCACCGAGATGTGGGCGATCGCGATGACCGAGCCGGGCACCGGCTCGGACCTCGCTGGCATGCAGACCACGGCGAAGCGGGACGGGGACCACTACGTCCTCAACGGCGCCAAGACCTTCATCACCGGCGGCGTGCTCGCCGACCGCGTCATCGTCTGCGCCCGCACCTCGCCGCCGCTGGAGAGCAACCGGCGCTTCGGCATCTCGCTGTTCTGCGTCGACACGAAGTCGCAGGGCTGGGCCGTCGGCCGCAAGCTCGACAAGCTCGGCCTGCGCACCTCCGACACCGCGGAGCTGTCGTTCACCGACGTCATGGTCCCCGCTGCGGACCTGCTCGGCGAGGAGAACGAGGGCTTCTCCTACCTCGGCCAGAACCTCCCGCAGGAGCGCCTCGGCATCGCGTACGGCGCGTACGCCCAGGCTGCCGCCGCCATCCGGTTCACCCAGGCCTACGTCGAGGAGCGCAAGGTCTTCGGCGCGAGCGTCGCGTCCTTCCAGAACACCAAGTTCGAGCTGGCCGCCTGCCAGAGCGAGGTCGACGCCGCCCAGGCCGTCTGCGACCGCGCCCTCGAGGCGCACGACGCCGGCGAGCTGACCGCCGTCGACGCCGCGTCCGCCAAGCTCTTCTGCACCGAGGTCGCCGGCCGGGTCATCGACCGCTGCCTGCAGCTGCACGGCGGGTACGGGTACATGAACGAGTACCCCATCGCCCGCCTGTACGCCGACACCCGGGTCACCCGGATCTACGGCGGCACGTCCGAGGTGATGAAGCTGATCATCGCGAAGTCGATGGGGCTCTGA
- a CDS encoding TrmH family RNA methyltransferase, with amino-acid sequence MAELVEITDPADPRLGDYRDLRDVELRKHLEAEHGLFLAEGEKVVRRAVEAGYHPRSFLMAPRWLDGLADVLDRSDAPCYVLSEDLAEQVTGFHVHRGALASLERRPLPSLDDVLAGARTVLVLEDLVDHTNVGAIVRSGAALGFDAVLLAPRCADPLYRRAIKVAMGAVFALPWTRLPDWYDALPDLSGRGFTTVALTLAPDAVPIEDAVSGQGKVALVLGSEGHGLSARWEQAADRRAIIPMARTIEHGVDSLNVAAATAVACYVTARR; translated from the coding sequence GTGGCCGAGCTCGTTGAGATCACCGACCCCGCCGACCCGCGGCTGGGCGACTACCGCGACCTGCGCGACGTCGAGCTCCGCAAGCACCTCGAGGCCGAGCACGGGCTCTTCCTCGCCGAGGGGGAGAAGGTCGTGCGCCGGGCGGTCGAGGCCGGCTACCACCCGCGGTCCTTCCTCATGGCGCCGCGCTGGCTCGACGGCCTCGCCGACGTCCTCGACCGCTCCGACGCCCCCTGCTACGTCCTGTCCGAGGACCTTGCCGAGCAGGTCACCGGCTTCCACGTCCACCGTGGCGCGCTCGCCTCGCTCGAGCGCCGGCCGCTCCCGTCGCTCGACGACGTGCTCGCCGGAGCACGCACCGTGCTGGTCCTCGAGGACCTCGTCGACCACACCAACGTCGGCGCCATCGTGCGCAGCGGCGCCGCGCTCGGCTTCGACGCCGTGCTGCTCGCGCCGCGCTGCGCCGACCCGCTCTACCGGCGCGCGATCAAGGTCGCGATGGGTGCCGTCTTCGCGCTGCCCTGGACCCGCCTCCCGGACTGGTACGACGCGCTGCCCGACCTCTCCGGGCGCGGCTTCACCACCGTCGCGCTGACGCTCGCACCGGACGCGGTGCCGATCGAGGACGCGGTGAGCGGCCAGGGCAAGGTCGCGCTGGTCCTCGGCTCGGAGGGTCATGGGCTGTCCGCACGCTGGGAGCAGGCGGCCGACCGTCGGGCGATCATCCCCATGGCCCGCACCATCGAGCACGGCGTCGACTCCCTCAACGTCGCGGCGGCCACGGCCGTCGCGTGCTACGTGACCGCTCGTCGGTGA
- a CDS encoding dihydrodipicolinate reductase has translation MADENTFYRAVPVVVWGTGNMGRASIRAVAAHPGLTLSAVIVNDPAKVGRDAGDIAGLGRSIGVAATDDVDSALGTLDGAGAVAYAASGELRPDDAVVDITRALAGGAVVVTPSVYALYDHRSAPAEMRDPLAKACADGGSALFVSGIDPGWGNDLLPALVSGLASEIEQVRCQEIFDYSTYDAEDSVRYIVGMGQPMDYEPPMVAEGIPSMVWGGQVRLIARALGVEVDELRETVERRALEASVTTALGGFEAGTQGGLRFEVQGIVGGEPRIVIEHVTRISAACATDWPMPPDGGDGAHRVIIEGRPRIEINVEATDEGGNRAAGGNATAANRLVNAITWLRTANPGLYDGLDVPLVPSTYLRTVAEEA, from the coding sequence ATGGCGGATGAGAACACGTTCTACCGAGCAGTCCCGGTCGTCGTCTGGGGCACCGGCAACATGGGTCGCGCGTCGATCCGGGCGGTCGCGGCGCACCCGGGGCTGACCCTGTCCGCGGTGATCGTCAACGACCCGGCGAAGGTCGGCCGCGACGCGGGCGACATCGCCGGCCTCGGGCGCAGCATCGGGGTGGCGGCGACGGACGACGTCGACTCGGCGCTGGGCACGCTCGACGGCGCAGGCGCCGTCGCGTACGCGGCCAGCGGCGAGCTGCGCCCCGACGACGCGGTCGTCGACATCACCCGTGCGCTCGCCGGGGGAGCCGTGGTCGTGACGCCGTCCGTCTACGCGCTCTACGACCACCGCAGTGCGCCGGCCGAGATGCGGGACCCGCTCGCCAAGGCCTGCGCCGACGGCGGCAGCGCGCTCTTCGTCAGCGGCATCGACCCGGGCTGGGGCAACGACCTGCTGCCCGCGCTGGTCAGCGGACTGGCCTCGGAGATCGAGCAGGTCCGCTGCCAGGAGATCTTCGACTACTCGACGTACGACGCCGAGGACTCGGTCCGCTACATCGTCGGCATGGGGCAGCCGATGGACTACGAGCCCCCGATGGTGGCCGAGGGCATCCCGTCGATGGTGTGGGGCGGGCAGGTCCGGCTGATCGCCCGGGCGCTGGGCGTCGAGGTCGACGAGCTGCGCGAGACCGTGGAGCGCCGGGCGCTCGAGGCGTCCGTGACGACCGCGCTCGGCGGCTTCGAGGCCGGCACCCAGGGCGGCCTGCGCTTCGAGGTGCAGGGCATCGTCGGCGGTGAGCCGAGGATCGTCATCGAGCACGTCACCCGGATCAGCGCCGCCTGTGCGACGGACTGGCCGATGCCTCCCGACGGCGGTGACGGCGCCCACCGGGTCATCATCGAGGGCCGCCCGCGCATCGAGATCAACGTCGAGGCCACCGACGAGGGCGGCAACCGCGCCGCCGGCGGCAACGCGACCGCCGCGAACCGGCTCGTCAACGCCATCACGTGGCTGCGCACCGCCAACCCGGGCCTGTACGACGGTCTCGACGTCCCGCTGGTGCCGTCGACGTACCTGCGCACCGTCGCCGAGGAGGCGTGA
- a CDS encoding LLM class flavin-dependent oxidoreductase, whose product MQIGIFTVGDVTTDPTTGQTPSEYERIKATVAIAKKAEEVGLDVFATGEHHNPPFIASNPTATLAYIGAQTENIILSTATTLITTTDPVLIAEDYAKIQHLTDGRVDLMMGRGNTGPVYPWFGKDIRQGINLAIENYALLRRLWTESNVDWEGRFRTPLQGYTSTPRPLDGVAPFVWHGSIRSPEIAEQAAYYGDGFFHNHIFWPKSHTEQMVALYRERFAHYGHGTAEQAIVGLGGQFFMRRNSQDAVREFRPYFDNAPVYGHGPSLEDFTEHTPLTVGSPQQVLERTLSFREYAGHYQRQLFLVDHAGLPLKTVLEQLDLLGEILPEMRKGFAEGRPDTVPDAPTHASLVAAAGGAKDVTVHAEDTMTGTTDRADEAEEVQA is encoded by the coding sequence ATGCAGATCGGCATCTTCACCGTCGGCGACGTCACCACCGACCCGACCACCGGGCAGACGCCGTCGGAGTACGAGCGGATCAAGGCCACCGTCGCCATCGCGAAGAAGGCCGAGGAGGTCGGCCTCGACGTGTTCGCGACCGGCGAGCACCACAACCCGCCGTTCATCGCGTCCAACCCGACCGCGACGCTCGCCTACATCGGCGCGCAGACCGAGAACATCATCCTGTCGACCGCCACGACGCTGATCACGACGACCGACCCGGTGCTCATCGCCGAGGACTACGCCAAGATCCAGCACCTCACCGACGGCCGGGTCGACCTGATGATGGGCCGCGGCAACACCGGCCCGGTCTACCCCTGGTTCGGCAAGGACATCCGCCAGGGCATCAACCTCGCGATCGAGAACTACGCGCTGCTGCGCCGGCTGTGGACCGAGTCGAACGTCGACTGGGAGGGCCGCTTCCGCACCCCGCTCCAGGGCTACACCTCGACCCCGCGCCCGCTCGACGGCGTCGCGCCGTTCGTGTGGCACGGCTCGATCCGCAGCCCCGAGATCGCCGAGCAGGCGGCCTACTACGGCGACGGCTTCTTCCACAACCACATCTTCTGGCCGAAGTCGCACACCGAGCAGATGGTCGCGCTGTACCGCGAGCGCTTCGCGCACTACGGGCACGGCACGGCCGAGCAGGCGATCGTCGGCCTCGGCGGCCAGTTCTTCATGCGGAGGAACAGCCAGGACGCCGTGCGCGAGTTCCGCCCGTACTTCGACAACGCCCCGGTCTACGGCCACGGCCCGTCGCTCGAGGACTTCACCGAGCACACGCCCCTGACCGTCGGCTCGCCCCAGCAGGTGCTGGAGCGGACCCTGTCGTTCCGCGAGTACGCCGGCCACTACCAGCGCCAGCTGTTCCTGGTCGACCACGCGGGCCTGCCGCTGAAGACGGTCCTCGAGCAGCTCGACCTGCTCGGCGAGATCCTGCCCGAGATGCGCAAGGGCTTCGCCGAGGGCCGTCCCGACACCGTCCCGGACGCCCCGACCCACGCCTCGCTCGTCGCGGCCGCCGGCGGCGCGAAGGACGTCACCGTCCACGCGGAGGACACCATGACCGGCACCACCGACCGTGCCGACGAGGCTGAGGAGGTCCAGGCATGA
- a CDS encoding alpha/beta hydrolase, whose amino-acid sequence MPVDPSLAGLLEAIAAGTPLSDLSPADARVVFRAMTVDTRPPGSLDPVASVEDDKVAGAAGPLAARVYRPEGDGPFPTVVLLHGGGWVIGDLDTHEPMARAICAGTDSVVVAVDYRLGPEARFPAAAEDAIAAVLDVQSRLASYGGSEVLAVAGDSAGGNLSAVVTQHVPGLAAQLLVYPATDILGDFASRTENAHGYFLDEPTMAWFIGCYADAGTDFLDPRISPLRGDLAGLPPAVVVTAEFDPLRDEGVAYADALAAAGVPVRHTTYPGLIHGFFDMGPWSPACQEAVDDTIAQFADLLRR is encoded by the coding sequence ATGCCCGTCGACCCGTCCCTGGCCGGCCTCCTGGAGGCCATCGCCGCCGGCACGCCCCTGTCCGACCTGTCCCCCGCCGACGCCCGCGTGGTGTTCCGGGCGATGACCGTGGACACCCGCCCGCCCGGGAGCCTGGACCCGGTCGCGTCGGTGGAGGACGACAAGGTGGCCGGTGCCGCCGGTCCGCTGGCCGCGCGGGTCTACCGGCCCGAGGGCGACGGACCGTTCCCGACCGTCGTGCTGCTGCACGGCGGCGGCTGGGTGATCGGCGACCTCGACACCCACGAGCCGATGGCCCGCGCGATCTGCGCCGGCACCGACTCGGTCGTGGTCGCGGTGGACTACCGGCTGGGCCCCGAGGCGCGCTTCCCCGCGGCCGCCGAGGACGCCATCGCCGCGGTCCTCGACGTGCAGTCGCGGCTGGCGTCGTACGGCGGCAGCGAGGTGCTCGCGGTCGCCGGCGACTCCGCGGGTGGCAACCTGTCCGCCGTCGTCACCCAGCACGTGCCCGGCCTGGCCGCGCAGCTGCTGGTGTACCCGGCCACCGACATCCTGGGCGACTTCGCGTCGCGCACCGAGAACGCCCACGGCTACTTCCTCGACGAGCCGACCATGGCCTGGTTCATCGGCTGCTACGCCGACGCCGGGACCGACTTCCTCGACCCGCGGATCTCACCGCTGCGCGGCGACCTCGCGGGCCTGCCGCCCGCCGTGGTGGTCACCGCCGAGTTCGACCCGCTGCGCGACGAGGGCGTGGCGTACGCCGACGCACTGGCCGCGGCCGGCGTGCCGGTCCGGCACACGACGTACCCCGGGCTGATCCACGGCTTCTTCGACATGGGCCCGTGGTCGCCGGCGTGCCAGGAGGCGGTCGACGACACCATCGCGCAGTTCGCCGACCTGCTGCGCCGCTGA
- a CDS encoding DUF4267 domain-containing protein: protein MAASFRIDPVTGLSLGRIAIGVGALTAPSTTARVFGLDPAANPQLGYMGRMFGAREIALGAVTLVSRGPLRRNLTAVGIAVDGADLVNGVIELGQKNVSKLASAMLIGAAGGAVGSGVLALARGRGRAKAA from the coding sequence ATGGCCGCTTCATTCCGCATCGATCCCGTCACCGGACTCTCGCTGGGTCGCATCGCCATCGGCGTCGGCGCCCTCACCGCCCCTTCCACGACCGCCCGCGTGTTCGGCCTCGACCCGGCCGCGAACCCGCAGCTCGGCTACATGGGTCGGATGTTCGGCGCCCGCGAGATCGCCCTCGGTGCCGTGACGCTGGTGTCGCGGGGTCCGCTGCGCCGCAACCTCACCGCGGTCGGCATCGCCGTCGACGGCGCCGACCTCGTCAACGGCGTGATCGAGCTGGGCCAGAAGAACGTCTCGAAGCTCGCCAGCGCGATGCTCATCGGTGCGGCGGGCGGCGCCGTCGGCTCGGGCGTGCTCGCCCTGGCCCGTGGACGCGGCCGCGCCAAGGCCGCCTGA
- a CDS encoding FMN reductase, whose protein sequence is MTTKIVVVSAGLSVPSSTRLLADKLGDAVERAVGARGQEVDVQHVELRPLAHALADHLLTGFATGELAQAIEAVRHADGLVVVTPVFSASYSGLFKTFFDVLENGMLDGKPVVIAATAGTARHSLVLDHALRPLFAYLRAVVVPTGVFAASEDFGATDDGSLDKRVERAAGELAALLGVASAPAATAQRRTVADEFAAPTPFEQLLREAGGTSVR, encoded by the coding sequence ATGACCACGAAGATCGTCGTCGTCTCGGCGGGGCTCTCCGTCCCGTCGTCGACCAGGCTGCTCGCCGACAAGCTCGGTGACGCGGTCGAGCGCGCCGTCGGCGCCCGCGGCCAGGAGGTCGACGTCCAGCACGTCGAGCTCCGGCCGCTGGCCCACGCGCTGGCCGACCACCTGCTGACCGGCTTCGCCACCGGCGAGCTGGCGCAGGCGATCGAGGCCGTGCGTCACGCGGACGGGCTGGTCGTCGTGACGCCGGTGTTCTCGGCGTCGTACTCGGGGCTGTTCAAGACGTTCTTCGACGTCCTCGAGAACGGCATGCTCGACGGCAAGCCGGTCGTCATCGCGGCCACCGCCGGCACGGCTCGACACAGCCTGGTCCTCGACCACGCGCTGCGTCCGCTGTTCGCCTACCTGCGGGCGGTCGTGGTGCCGACCGGGGTGTTCGCGGCGAGCGAGGACTTCGGTGCCACCGACGACGGCTCGCTCGACAAGCGGGTCGAGCGGGCGGCCGGCGAGCTGGCCGCGCTGCTCGGCGTCGCCTCCGCCCCGGCGGCGACCGCGCAGCGTCGTACCGTCGCCGACGAGTTCGCGGCCCCGACCCCGTTCGAGCAGCTGCTCCGTGAGGCGGGTGGCACCTCGGTGCGTTGA
- a CDS encoding alpha/beta fold hydrolase, producing MTDTRDVDILGEPWTAETIPLDDDFEGEVVATLVSRSAAEPGGPATLHVHGFSDYFFHTEYGEWWLERGHAMYALDLRKYGRSLRPHQSATYVADLSDYFAELDAAWERITVRDGHRQVVLSGHSTGGLVVALWADDRRPPELAGLLLNSPWLDLQGKAWMRSPVANRMIEEAGRRRPMQELPRDVSGYYGRSLHRDHEGEWDFDLTWKPVESFPVRFGWLRAVRRGHARLQAGLDVPAPVLVLSSDRTGRPTGMGEDVFSTDIVLDVEQIRRWSVAVGRHVTYAAVPGAVHDVVLSRAEPRARAYDEIGRWLAAYVRGD from the coding sequence GTGACCGACACGAGGGACGTCGACATCCTGGGTGAGCCGTGGACGGCGGAGACCATCCCGCTCGACGACGACTTCGAGGGCGAGGTCGTCGCGACGCTGGTGAGCCGATCCGCAGCAGAGCCGGGCGGACCGGCCACCCTGCACGTGCACGGCTTCTCCGACTACTTCTTCCACACCGAGTACGGCGAGTGGTGGCTCGAGCGCGGCCACGCGATGTACGCCCTCGACCTGCGCAAGTACGGGCGGTCCCTGCGACCGCACCAGTCGGCGACCTACGTCGCCGACCTCAGCGACTACTTCGCGGAGCTCGACGCGGCCTGGGAGCGGATCACGGTCCGCGACGGGCACCGGCAGGTCGTGCTGTCGGGCCACTCCACCGGCGGGCTCGTCGTGGCCCTGTGGGCGGACGACCGGCGTCCGCCGGAGCTTGCCGGCCTGCTGCTCAACTCACCGTGGCTCGACCTGCAGGGCAAGGCCTGGATGCGCTCCCCCGTCGCGAACCGCATGATCGAGGAGGCCGGTCGCCGCCGCCCGATGCAGGAGCTGCCGCGCGACGTCAGCGGCTACTACGGCCGCAGCCTGCACCGCGACCACGAGGGCGAGTGGGACTTCGACCTCACCTGGAAGCCGGTCGAGTCCTTCCCGGTGCGCTTCGGCTGGCTGCGCGCCGTGCGCCGGGGGCATGCGCGGCTCCAGGCCGGCCTCGACGTACCCGCGCCGGTGCTGGTGCTCTCCTCGGACCGCACCGGCCGGCCCACCGGGATGGGCGAGGACGTCTTCTCCACCGACATCGTGCTCGACGTCGAGCAGATCCGGCGCTGGTCGGTCGCCGTGGGTCGCCACGTCACCTACGCCGCCGTGCCGGGCGCGGTGCACGACGTGGTGCTCTCCCGCGCTGAGCCGCGAGCACGGGCCTACGACGAGATCGGGCGGTGGCTGGCGGCGTACGTCCGAGGGGACTGA